ATTCCTTTGGAAAAGGCCTGAGCCACGCTGGAAGAATGATGTAGGAGAAGCTATATTGCCAGTGACTCCTCTGAATTTGTGTCACAAATGAAAAGCCTGAATTTCTAATGCTGCTTGCAAAGTACCTTTCCTCCAGCATGGTGAAATTTATTAAGTATTCAATATGCGACTGTCTGTGGGTGAGgtttgtgtgtgtctgcatggCTGgctccagtccctgctgctgtcagaggcAGTGCAGTGCGCTTTGGGCTCGCTCCATGGCTGGTTTGCTCTGACAGAGATGCTCTGTGGCATTGGTCTTACAGCCATGATGTTACCTGAATATTATGTCGCATGAACAATTTTCAAGCATTTGTAAAGCAAGCACACAGGGAGAAATATGTATCCTTGGAACTTTAAGTGAATAAAACTGCGAGGGTTTGGGTATTCCAGGATGTGAGGCAATTGATTTATTAGGGAGGATGAAAGATAAGGTGGATAcgatatattaaaaaaaaatgtagcgTCTGTAGAACCAACAGTGTCAGGGAATGCATTTAGAGCAAGAGAAAGACCagtaaaagaaagaatgaaaggaCATTGATCAGCTGGTCTTTATCACAGGCAAGTAACCCACTCCCTTGTCATAGATTGTATCATCACACACCACCTGATAAATCCTGTGTAATGAGTTGGGCTGACTGCAAGAATTTAGCTCCTGTCAATAACCATGCCACAGAAAGATAACAGAAGCTGTTAAAACTATAATCATTTGaggattttgtatttcttatcAGGCAAATTCAAAAGATTCTATCAAGATATTGGTCCATATGATAATTTAATCAGAATTCCTATCCTAACAACACCCTTGATTTACAACTTAAACAACTTATATTGTCCTAATTGCAGTCTATTTGTCTTCAAATGAACTATGTGAAACATGGAATTTCTTGATTCAGCATTTTAATCCTTTTCCTTGGAAACTCACATTATGCCTAAACtagattttaatatttgaagTGTAAATAATGTCACCATACCCAAGTTACTCTGCTTGTACTGTACTAAAGACTAGAAATCACATTAGTGCCACATAAGTGGCATTCCTTAGATATGCTCCTCCAGGAACATTGACTTCAAAATGTTTCATGAACTGAGCAAGCATATAAAAATTGGTATCAATTTACACTAGCAAATTTATTACATGATTTAtgcatattttgtttttttaaaaatagtgaaatgaaaacaacacCATTAAGCCTGATGGCTAGAGAATGTATGTCAGGAATATGGAAATCTCAGTTCAGGTCCCAGCTATCTGATCAGTTCATTACTTTTTGTGAGTGAAGGTACTTAACTTTCTGGATCTCAGCTTCCCCAGCTGTGATattgaattaataaaaatgttaatcCATTTTTGCAATTTGCTTTTGGATCTTTTGGGCTGAAGTGTAAAATAAGCACAGATAATCCCATCTGCTATcaccacagaaaatatttgcaaaattgcCTCCTTTGTGaagttttttatatatataccAGTCATAAATCTCAGATGATATTTGTTGGGACTTAGAGTTTGATtatgttttgaattttattttattttttaggtgCTGCAAAAATGTAATATCACCATTGCATTTAGTAGTAAGATTTCCATGGTGGAAGATCTGTGtaatctcttaaaaaaaaaattaactaaaacaaaaaaaagccaaaccaaaaaaccttcCCAAAAATCAGTTTCAACAAACCTGGTAATTTTGTAActattaaaaaaccctaaataaCTTTACAGCTGGCAATCTCTGTATTGCTGTTTTATTTGGTTCTTAAATATTCCTCTAGAATTTTTAGCCttgtgcatttaaaaattctgttcattataaagcaaatttttatattttaatattaacatGAGCCCTTGCCAGTCTTGAGAAGTCTTTTATAAAACCAGCCAACACCTTCAGTATGTGGTCCCATACTACAGGAAGCAGAGAAGAATCACTGCAGATGATTAGGCTTTGGTACATCTGGTAcagaataaagagagaaaaaaattgtgcaatCCTCCCAGTTATCATGTTCTGTGGTTCACCCACATCctttactttcctttttctcccttttccagctcAAGAACAGCAATCAGTTCTACACAGCAACcaggctgaaagcagcagaactgTCAGTGAGAGGAcaccaggagccctgcaggacccCAGTGGGCCAGGTCAGTTGTTAAAATTGCTCTCACCTCTACCCAGTCACTGAGATCACTGCAAAAACAATTTGAGGAAAGTCTCTGCCTGCTAAAGGGACCTGAATGCAATGTCAATTTCTATCAGTCATGGTGCAGTGGTTTCCTCTTCTGATAAAGATGGGCAGAAGATACTGAATTTAAATGTACCAGCAGGTTGGAAATTACAGTATTGTGCCTAAATTAAAACCAAGGAAGTATTTGGTATAGAAATATATAAACTATTATGCTATTGAATACAATAGATTAAttaacaggaggaaaaagaaagctaattaaaccaaaaaacaaagcaaaaaaaccacccttACCCAGATACAGTACTAGTATAGACCAGCATTGCATATAGAAGAACAGGTAATGAAGTTATCGACTATCTGAATACTAGATTATTGCTATacattttcttacaaaaattgGTTCTTTATCCAAAATCAGTACAAAGATGTTTCAAACTTTAACAAGGGCAGCTCAGGCATGTCTTAAGCTACTATGTTTAGAATGATCAAATAGCTAAGAAACATAGCCAGAGTTCAAACATTTATAACAGAGATGCTTGAGAGCATTTCATATTGCCTCATTCATTTGCTCATTGCTGTGTTTACTTTATATCATCTGGATATTATGTTTTTGGAATATAATGTCATGTGCTGtctcaccaaaaaaaatgtacaaaaaatatGTACAGACAAATTAGAATTTTAAGAGCTGGTCAGTAACAAAAAAGATGTATTCAAATAGAGATCTCAATCAAGAACCTATGCTAGATGAGTGCTGTGTGAAAGGCTTCTCCACATTTAGGTCACTAATTGTTGGAAGCTTTGTTCTGGCTGAAATCCTGCGATGTTTGCGATTTTAGGGGGCGGCACCACACTGTTGGCTACATGTGCTGCCATGAGAAGGGTGGTCATTTTTCGTGGGGATAAAACCTCATTTCCCCCAGTGTCTGGGGCTCAGGTCAGAGGTGGAGTTTGGGGCTCCAAGGGCAGCCAGAGTCCTAGTTGCTGGCAGCTTTGGTCTTGGAGAAATCCTGCAATGTTCATGATTTTTGGAGGCAACACATGACTTTGGCCACCTGCATCTGGTCTCAACTGGTGTCCCATTTCTACTTGAAAAATGTACTTTTCATGGTGAGGAGCCAAAAAATGGCCATGATGTGAAGGACTGTTTAATTTAAGCATATTCCTTGAACTTTCTTACtatattccttttcttttggatCTTTTGATGCTTCTGTTATTTTTGCCTACACTGGCTTTTTGAATAACCATCATCTCTTCCACACTGTGGCATTATTGTCACTCACCTATTGGCCTATATCCAGAAACATTTTACTGAAGCAAATAAATAAGGCAGGTTATATTTCAGGtctgtgttttgtggttttaaatactttctttctctgctgtgacGCATGCTGAGAGAACAGGATATCATAATTAGGACTGCCACAGAGTTTTATGGAGATTTACACATGTTTGTTTGCATGTATGTGCTTTATTTTAGatagacagaaaggaaaagagagggaaagattGAGTCTAGCATAGACATATAGAGTGGTATTTTCAAAAGGGAGTTAGGCTGCTGTGTCTTGGTTGCTGTGTGAGCAACCAAGGCtctcagggctggagggaggaggatgTTTAGTAAAGCAGACAGGGCCCCTTATGAAAAAAGTGAGCTTGATCAATAGAGCACTGAGACATGCCACTTCTGTTAGCAGGAATTATGCTCTGAGTAATAAATCTGAAATTGGAATCTCTAATCTCCATgttaattgcttttcatttatttttaaatcaaattggGTCAGTCTAGAAAGAGAGAGATACCTGTTCTGGCTGTCACCCCTGCAAACACGGCCTGGGGCCAGGACTGGCTGCCATGGTCTCTCACTCATTCCATCAGCACCTGCTATGGCTCTACAGGCCAGGttctgcttccagctcccaCTATGCAGCCGTGCCACTTTCAGGCACAAAAACTCACCTTCAGGTTCATCtaccttctcttcctccctcagAGGGAACTCATAgaaaccaaactgaaaaaaaaccattacACCCCGCAGGTTAGTTATCAGTTTGAGTGACTGTGCATAAGCCACTAATGAATTCAAATCCTCCATTACACCCCGCAGGTTAGTTATCAGTTTGGGTGACTGTGCATGAGCCACTAATGAATTCAAATCCCTTTCTCAGAGTAACAATTCAGCCAGATGCAGAAGTGTCCAGGCCTGTTTGTCTCTCACAAAGCTGTATTATGAAGACAATGCTCTATCAATGGCCTGCCTTTGCAGTGCCGGTCAGAAGAATTGCCAGAATCTAAGTGAGGTGGTTGAGTTAGAAGCAATTTATTATTGGTGTAAGTAATACCTTGGGCAGAGAACACAGCTGGAGACCCTAACATCCTCACCTAAAAGAGCCTTACTCTCCAGGCTCTTACTATTATGGCCTTTACAGCCAACACACCTCTACAGAAAACATTCTCGTGGGTGCTGGCCTGCTTCATCTGCATCTTTACAtactagaattttaaaaaatacaagtcATCAGAAGAATGTGCCCTTTTGCATATATCTCACTTGGGTTTTTTGGAGCCTATAGACCCCTTTACTTAGGCATGATTTCTGATTAGAACTGTTTGCTGCCACGGGAATAGACACTGATGCTGTAACGAAAAGTGACAAAGGATCAATAGCAATACTGTAAACTTACACTAATAAATATTCATATGCAATGCTAAAGAATCTCTTCCATAGCAGTTTAAGTTATAGCCCAGATCATTTGGGGTAATAGATCATATGCCTAAGGCTGTTTAGGCTGAATTGTTGGAGGAGATTTTCTAGCTTTGCTTACAGGAATTCAAACATCTAATTTTATCAGCTTCTTCTGAAAATCCCAGACTAAGTTTGATACTTGTCATCTGTCAAACTCAGATGGCTGGCTGAAGTCATGTGGAATCCTAATTTTCAACATCCAGGCATCCTTCACCATTACCTACCTTAAAAGCATCCATCTAGgcctttttatttcctgaagagACTGCAAGTGTCAAGAACAATTTGggcaggttttaaaataaactcaacTTTGTAGGTTaagcttctatttttttaatgatagaCTAATCattattccaaaataattcACCTAttagctgtttttctgccttgctgctgtGTTGAACAAGTCTTTATTTTGACCCAAACAATGGAAAGATGATGTATTCCTTCAGACACAAGCCTTGCAAATTCATGCAGTTGTGTTATAAATGGTAAGTAAAAATGAATGCTTTTGTGATTTTGTTAAAGGAGATTGACTAAATGAGAGTTAACTGAATACCCTGTAGGGTGCTAGGTGGAGGAAGAATGGCATTATGTTGATTAAAATAAGCTCACCATTCAGAACACTCTTGCAGAATCATAAATACTTTATAATGGATACATATGTTTCAGTAATTAGtaactgctgtgctgctgaatcTCACTAATACATGATACATGACAAAAATCAAGATGATTCACTCAAAACTAAAAATTCAGAAACTTTTCACCCCACTTTTAGCTAATGTCTCTCAGTCAATTATACCTTCTCTAAGATGATTCACTCAAAACTAAAAATTCAGAACTTTTCACCCCACTTTTAGCTGTCTCTCAGTCAATTATACCTTCTcgccttctctttttttattcactCCACAATATTTAACCAtgcttgttggtttttttttctcattttgttgcCTGACCAAGCACTCTTTCAAAAAATGAACGAGAAGATTAGCAGTCAGGAGATGAAACTGACTTTTCTACAGAAGAAGGTTGACAGCATTGCTGCCGCAATGAATGATGTGAGCAAGACGCTTTCTTCTCTGGAAGGCAAAATCAATGAAGATAAGGGCAGAGACTTCCAGTCTTTtctaaaaggtaaaaaaacGAAATTAATGTAATCACTCACCCTGTTAGAggtgtcaggaaaaaaaaaaaagctaaaaatcatCATAGGCTGTCCTGTTCTATTACTCAACACTTGTAGAGagaactaatttttaaaatttcatttcataagAGAGGAACTTGTTCATTTCAACATTCGCTATGGTGTCTTTCATAGTGACCAAAAATTTATATTCTTGGGTGCTTCATCTTCTACATGATAGCTTAAGCCACTATCAAGGCATTTTCGTTTACTTAGAGCATCTGCAAATATTCTTATGTCTGTTTTTGTTTATCTGGCAGCCGCTAAAGGATGTAGTATTTGTTTTGCTACCAAATCTAACTAATATTCTTTAATACATaattcacacacacagggcGAACTATAAGGAATTCTGTGGTGGTTGTATTTACAATGCAGCAAATATTCTGCTGAATAATTTGTCCCTGATCCTGTTAGGCTATCTTTGATAAACACCTGTACTCATGTTCAGTATATAGCTGGAGATCAAGAGCTGGGGCAGATCCTCACCAGCAGAATTATGCATCCATTTGTTGTGAATCCTGCAGCAGGATCTGTGTGTTACCCAGATAAAAGTGTTGCTTAACAAGCAGATTCAGACTGAAACTTTCATTTCTTCAATGTgcagtttttttctcatttttcaggaATATTCCCCAAACCATATTTTATACTTAAAAATCCAGAGgatttttctatttgaaaatagaaaagaggTTCTGGAGTTCCTTACATTGAGATAAAACTGAATGAAACAATAAGTGCTTTTGTATCTCACTCAAATTTACCAAGTTGGGTCtcatttcttgtattttcagtCCTCTgtctcctgagctgctcctgccacatgCTAGATGGCTCTCTTGTATGCAAGTTTATTCTATCTCTTGATCTGTGACCTCTCCACATACTGCTAGATGGCATTCTTGACCTTTGGGTCACATTTAATTTGCCTttgaatattttccatttcccttctgctttctcctcattctttttttttttttttttttttttttttttttccctccctgtattttttttttttttttttttttttttttttttaatatatatttcattcATTCTAGCTGTCATTTTCATGCTAGTCTAAGAGGTGTTTTTCAGCATcctgtgtttctgcttctgCCCTTCCTATCTGCATTTCAGGGTCTAAGTCTTAATTAAAATGTGCTGTTCAAAACTTCCCCTTCTTTGAAAATGTTCTTCAAGCCTTTATTGTTTTCACCTGCAATGTTTTATATTATACCTGTTCAGAAAAAATCTCCAGCTGATGTCCCTTTTTTTGATTTATCTTCTTAATCTATCTCCTAATCAAGTTCCAGTGAAAAAGATGCTATCAACTACATTCCTTGGCTCTAATTATGAGCATTCCAACACAGGTTATTCTTGGCTTCTACACAGGTAAACAGCAGGAAtgaggaaaggaggggagaaagaaaaggttaCCTTGTCTGTTGGCTTGTATGTACAATGACAAATGGCAACTGCAGTTTCTGTCCAGGAAATATCAGTCAGTTGTACTCAAGTGCATAAACAGCATCCTAAAGCAGCAGGACCTGAAGGGACCTTTCATACTCTCCTGTAACACTGGGCACTCTGCCTTGCTAAAAATTACTCTCTGAACTTCACCTGAAGCAAACCACAGCTTTCCCAGTACCACTGCCATCCTGAAACAACCTGCTTTTGAAGCACAGTTAAGTCTGTAGTTGCTTCATGCTGTtcagacattttatttcttcacgtacttttccatttttttcctgcgGTGCCAGGTCCTTTGCTCATAGTCCATACATCATCTTCTTTCTTATTACAGAAATTATAATGTTCTGCCCAGCTTTTTATCAAGGTTTGTTAGGAGTGAGGTCTAATTCTGTGATCAAACAATTCAATACAGTTTAAAAAGTCTTTAGCTCTTGGTTTCATCTATGACTTTGGTGACACAAATATGTCATCTGTTGATAGAGGGCAACACTCACTGGAAAAACTGATatgctgttctgttttgttaatGAAACCTgttgtgcattttaaaaattactttcgGTACTCAGGAAGCTGTTCCCATTTGTTACttagggaaaataattttgtgctcttttaaatttaagaaagtCTGCTTACTTCCTgctattcttttctttccccttaaACTCCATATTTAACACCTCTCCTCTTCATTATTAAACACACCTTTTCTCTTCATTATAAAATGTACACTCCTTTCAAAATGAACTCAATAATGGAGTGTTAATCACTCCCAAGTCAGAAATGTCATTTGCAGCTACATATATAACCTCAATTCAGTCTCCTGtgtatatacatttattttgcacattATTCTTCAAATAATTGAAACTGCAAAGAGAGTATATGTTGACACAGAGTAATTACACCCTTTGGTTTTCTGCCAGGaagctaaaattaaaatttataatcTCATAAAATGTGCAAGAGATCTTTAACATTCGCAGGTAGTTTTGGACCTTTCTATTTCAAAATGAGCAACAGAGAAATTGAGTTACATCCATGAGTGCACACAAGTATTTGCAGCTCAAGCTTAGCAATATATCCAATTGTCACCAAGTCTGGGTCAGGTCTGTGCTCCCGCAGCCCCTGCTGCACTTTGCTTATGAGCTACCCAGTTGTCCTAGCTGGAAAGCAGGGTAGAGAGAAACCCAAACCTGTCTGGTTTACCAGGCTCCACACTCCCCTGGTAATGGGAACATCTGaaagccagagctgagctccacACTACATTTACTAACCAACTACATGGAGCTGGAATAGCAGAGTGAGGCTGGCACCTTCTTGGCtgtaacaaaaagaaaaggtcaTTGTAGACCCTCTGGAGTGCTTCTTGCAGATGAATGGTCTGTTACCAAGATTTGTTGCTGAGATGAACAAATTTAAATGATTCCGTACAGAAGGTTTAGAGTAATCTTGGTTCTTTCCACAGCcattaaatttttcttcacagatcATTGTGTCTCTCTCTTAGAGCACAGAATGCTTTTCAGCATCATAAAGTACCCTGACCAAATCATCACTTGGAATGGTTTTTCTACACGTCAGTTTTTTAACTTTGTTAAGATCTTGgtttttcctctcagctgccAGGACACCTTTATTCTCAGATATTTCAGTGTGCACATACACGTGCATATTCATGTACATACATCTTTCTTGTCATTGACTTGCTCCTTAGGTAGTGAAAAGGAAGATAATAAAGGTAATCTCAGTAATATCACCAATCTTTCTTGTCATTGACTTGCTCCTTAGGTATTGAAAAGGAAGATAACAAAGGTAATCTCAGTAATATCACCGCTGCTCATtatactttatttaaaattgctGGGACATTTGGGACCTCAATTGATAATAATGGAATTCAATTCTTAGGAAACTTCATGCTAGATCTGTGATGTGGCTCTTTTCTGGGCTAGCAAATTTGGGTCTGATTTCCTAATGTTTTACTGCACTTGCTGAGAATGTACCTCAAAGTAAGTTTTCAAAACTtgcttttagagaaaaataaattccaggCTGCAGAATTAATTGataagaaaatggaagaagggaagagatAATTTCTGCCTTTATCAATACAGTTTTAATCAGAGAACCTGTGGTCATTGAGGCATTGTAGAGGTTGAAGAGTTTAATCGATATATCACAGTCTGGCTGCAAATGTTCATAGGGTTTATGAAAACTGAGCAAAGAATGCTTTGGTGTTTTAGTTGGACAGAGGAGCTACCTTTAGAGAATAACTTAATAAAATTCCTTCTAATCTCACACCAGAGGAGAACTACTGCTCTAATTGACTGAAATATGTTATGCAGAGCTCTTTTATGCCTGTTTTGTAGCCTCTCTAAGGCTGTATGGGAAACGTATTTTCATGTTGTTCTTCTGCCTAGTGCTTTTCAGGATCAGAATTCCTAGGAGCTATTTAAGGAGTTGCAGTATGCAAGACTTCAAGTTTCCACCTTTAGAATACCTTCATTTTGCAGCACTGGTAGTTACTAACTTTAGCTATTCAATAAGcctattctttttattttgcttctttctcaCAGTAGTGTATTGCATCATCACCTAGCACATACAATACAGTAGGAAGGTAATaatctctgctttcatttcttgaCCATAATGTTGAAAAGCAGATGTTTTTTTGCCTTACTTTCCTAGTGGGGAAAGAACACATCATTTCTTATGAGCAAGCCACAAAAGCACACAGATCTCCTCCTTTCAGTGCCCAGAAATAGCTTAGGTAGGAGGTCAAAGTTTATACCACATGTAGCGTTTGCCCTTTCAAAATACTAGCAAAAATCCCACTGATTTCAGTAGAAACAGGGATGAATCCTCAAACACTACATAAACTGTAAGCATCCTCTGCATTCTTCAGCTATGTATTTTACTCTGTATGTGGGTAAATtggggcagggatgtgtgtTTCACCTCTGTGCAGTACTGTGTTTGTTCACATTGTGGGAAAAACTTAAATATTACTAACACagttgatttgatttttttccctatttctcctttcccccaaAGGTCTCAAATCCAGAAGTATTAATGACTTAATCAAAGACATAGTTGGAGAACATTTTCAAGTGTTTCAAGGTGAAATGCAAGAGAGCATGGCTCAAATTTTCAAGACTATGTCTAGTATGTCAGGTGAccttgaaaatacaaaagaattAGTCAAGCATCTGAATGAAACCCAAAATAAATTTGCTCAGGAGAAAGATAGTGGGCCAACAGAGCTTGACATTCTGGAGCTGAAGAGTCATATGGTACAGATGAGAGAGGAAATGGCCCTCACTTGTGACAAACCTGTGAAAGCTttacaagaaaagcagaagtccTTGGAAGCTAACTTGGAGCATCAACAGTCAAGAAGTGTAATTTATTATCAGTCTTTAAATAGGACCCTTACTGAAATGAGAGATGCTCACGAGCAGCTGTTATCAGCTGAGCAGAGTTCAAGACAGAAGCTCCCCTCTGCAGATAAAGCCATGGAGTACAATGTCACAGAGTACATGATCACACTGCATGAGAAAGTAAAGAGACAAGGCATGATGGTGCTGGAGATCTTTGATGACTTAAGAGTCCAAGACAGCAAGATCAGCAATCTCAGTGTTGCACTGGAAATTCAGAGGGACTCTGTCCTGGGGTTCTGTGATGACATGTTGTCAGAGAGCAGGACAGATTTCcaagcacagctggcagcagtccAAGGGAGTGTGGTTGTTCTAAACAAGAGTCTCTCTGATGTGTTCCTTCCACTGAGCAATAAGATGGACAGAATGAATGAGCAAATTAATGACTTGTGCTATGATATGGAGATCCTGCAACCCTTGATTGAACAAGGGGTACCTTTTAGTCTGACTTCAGAGTATGAACAACAACTCCAAGCTAAAGAATTAAAAGAGAAACTTGAGAACCTCACTGTTGTCATTAACAAAATGAGTTCTGCAATGAAGGAACTTTCCAAAACGCatgaaggatttaaaaatgaaTCTCAGGCTTACCAGGAAATGTTTGAGAGTCGTATTAATGAATGCTCCATGGAAATAGAGGATGGATTAAACAAGACCATGATAGTAGTAAACAATGCTATCGATTCGATTCAAGATAATTATGTGCTGAAAGACATGCTACATGCTCTAAGAAATGAGACTGAAGTGTGCTGCGGCAGAGCTGAGGAACTGGACAGCCTCCTGGCTTTTATTCCCCAGTTCCAACAGTTGAATGAATCCCTCCAGTCACTCCTTTATAACAAGAGATATGAAATTTCTCCACAGGTAGCGTCATCTCTTTCTGATCCTCCATACAAGGAGTCTGACAAAAGTGTCCTCCACAATTTCAGTAGAGTTTTCTATGTTTTAAATGATACATCATCAaaagtggaaaagcagcagcaagataTCAGCCGCCTGGAAGAAAAACTATTGGACTCCGTAGAGGGCTCAAAGGACCATGAGGTTCGCCTTCTGAATGTAGAGTCAAGAATTTCCAAGTTTTTGGCAAACAACTGTGCCTCACTGAAACAAACCAAAGCTGCCTCAACAGAGAAAGAACAGGTGGTCTCACTtcagctgcaggcactgagtTCCAGGATCAGGGCCCTGGAAGCCAAGTCGATCCGTTTCTCAAATGCCATCCCACTTGTGAACAAGACTGCTCGTGAggcctgggggctgtgccaggatgCCAACAACAGCATCCAGAAAGTGAATGCAAGCATACCTGTGCTAATTAAATTGGCTCAGCCAGATATCCCCCTGCTGCAGACAGGCCTCAAGGAGCTCATTGAATCTGTGCTAGAAGTAAAAGCAGGAACTATTCTGACAAATTTAACCCAGCATGTTGACATATCCATGGTAAATGCAATGAACAATATCACCAAActtcagaagcagctgaaacCAGTTATAAAGAAACCTCCTCCAGCAAAAAAAGGGGCAGGAAATGCCACCATGAGCCTGGCAAGCCGAAGCCAGAGAAACACAGATAATGCAATAGATCCAGGTAATGCATTTTACTCTACTAAAAATCAAGGTATGTTTTATAAAGACTTATGGAACCATTGTGATGAACTGAGTGGGAGAACTTgactgaaaggaaataaaaagcctAAAGACAGCTGTAAAGTGTGTTTCAGAGGAACCTGAGATTAGTCCCTTGCTTACaatagaatttattttgcttctgagATTTTGCACTCCATTTAAATTTCCTTAATAGATTCCCATCTGATGAGTTTaagatatatatacatactcACACAGACACTCAGCTGAGAACTTGACCTTCGAAAAGCTACTGACAGTTTAGACAAAATTAAAGGAACAAGAATTTTATGCCTGCATCTCAATTGGCaatttcagtagaaaaaaatgtatgcaaGCTGGGAGAGAAATATGGAGTTGCATCAGTACTTTGTAAAGGTAGAAAAGGTAGCAAAAGGTAGCAAAAACCTGAAGCAAGTGAACAAAAATGACTGTGATGAGACTTTTGCTGGCTTCTTCAGGACTTCATTGAGAAGTGCAGTTAGTTACAGCAGTGTATTCCTGAAAAAGCAGGAATCCAGCCAAAAAGTAAATTTGGCTCCAGTCCACCTGGAGAGCACCTCAGCAAAGCAGGAGTTGCCAttcttaaaaaggaaattttgagTGTGATCTGCTTCTGAGATTCAAATACCATCATGTGAAATGAATTATGAATGAATTCACAGAAGTACAAACTTTTGAGTTGTGACTTCTGCAATCATACTCGAGTGAAAATCAATAGCACAAGATAATGCTTTATGGAAATATAATTTCTGGCacaatacagaaaatgaagagtGAATGAGTGACTTGAAATACTGAGATGACTCTAATTCACATTAAAATTAGACAGGTTTCTTAATGACAGAGACATGTCCAGATACTCATG
The genomic region above belongs to Ficedula albicollis isolate OC2 chromosome 4, FicAlb1.5, whole genome shotgun sequence and contains:
- the MMRN1 gene encoding multimerin-1; the encoded protein is MKGIIFLLLLLHLHRGSTGFNPLGKLWTTGQGDETQTSHSDSTPSLTTIRGSPHSEIQAAKASASQGPPFASAGETLGMTAVKKTSSPTVSTPAGQPDGHGDGDSGRDKVGSSSRSKGTALQSTAREIPLLQGVTASLDTATGNRSAKQSSRSTGITRRQQDANSKASAFETTRGKNWCAYVHTRLIPTVVVDNLETFSSGRAKPCTWQIGSCAQRSQTTTHQAYRIKHKIVTSLEWKCCPGYSGQNCQPKAQEQQSVLHSNQAESSRTVSERTPGALQDPSGPALFQKMNEKISSQEMKLTFLQKKVDSIAAAMNDVSKTLSSLEGKINEDKGRDFQSFLKGLKSRSINDLIKDIVGEHFQVFQGEMQESMAQIFKTMSSMSGDLENTKELVKHLNETQNKFAQEKDSGPTELDILELKSHMVQMREEMALTCDKPVKALQEKQKSLEANLEHQQSRSVIYYQSLNRTLTEMRDAHEQLLSAEQSSRQKLPSADKAMEYNVTEYMITLHEKVKRQGMMVLEIFDDLRVQDSKISNLSVALEIQRDSVLGFCDDMLSESRTDFQAQLAAVQGSVVVLNKSLSDVFLPLSNKMDRMNEQINDLCYDMEILQPLIEQGVPFSLTSEYEQQLQAKELKEKLENLTVVINKMSSAMKELSKTHEGFKNESQAYQEMFESRINECSMEIEDGLNKTMIVVNNAIDSIQDNYVLKDMLHALRNETEVCCGRAEELDSLLAFIPQFQQLNESLQSLLYNKRYEISPQVASSLSDPPYKESDKSVLHNFSRVFYVLNDTSSKVEKQQQDISRLEEKLLDSVEGSKDHEVRLLNVESRISKFLANNCASLKQTKAASTEKEQVVSLQLQALSSRIRALEAKSIRFSNAIPLVNKTAREAWGLCQDANNSIQKVNASIPVLIKLAQPDIPLLQTGLKELIESVLEVKAGTILTNLTQHVDISMVNAMNNITKLQKQLKPVIKKPPPAKKGAGNATMSLASRSQRNTDNAIDPGQFAACASSPCQNGGTCVNDRLGFVCACRHPFGGVNCSVKLVNDNALSVDFSKGSYRYAPMVAFFASHTYGMTTPGPIRFNNLDVNYGASFAPATGKFHVPYLGVYVFEYTIESFSPRASGYLVVDGIDKLTFQAENINDNKYTDRVITGNALLELNYGQEVWLRLATGSIAAKYPPVTTFSGYLLYRT